A single genomic interval of Oryzomonas sagensis harbors:
- a CDS encoding methyltransferase — MTLPELLQLSGSYWSTCTLHAGVKLDVFTHLAGRPLTVSQLARLIAADERGLDMLLNALTAMDLLAKEEEMFRATPFSAAYLSTTSDTYMGHIIMHHHHLVEGWSRLDEAVKNGAPVRRRSSHEAGAAERESFLLGMFNLASLLAPKVAAQIDLSGRRRMLDLAGGPGTYAIHFCTRNPDLTAVVFDLPTTRPFAEQTVDRFGLSGRIAFSAGDITTDDIGTGYDVVWVSHLLHSEGPAACAAIVAKAAAALNDGGLLLIQEFILDDTRAAPLHPALFSLNMLVGTPAGKSYAQGELQDMMKAAGLRDTRRLEIELPNGAGIMAGTR; from the coding sequence ATGACCCTGCCGGAACTGCTGCAACTCTCGGGAAGCTACTGGAGCACCTGCACGCTGCACGCCGGTGTCAAACTGGATGTTTTCACCCATCTGGCCGGCCGTCCCCTGACCGTCTCCCAACTGGCGCGGCTCATTGCCGCCGATGAGCGCGGCCTTGACATGCTGCTGAATGCACTTACCGCCATGGACCTGCTCGCCAAGGAGGAGGAGATGTTCCGTGCCACCCCCTTCAGCGCCGCATACCTCTCCACAACATCCGACACCTACATGGGGCATATCATCATGCACCATCACCACTTGGTGGAGGGATGGAGCCGCCTGGACGAGGCGGTAAAAAACGGCGCCCCGGTCCGCAGGCGTTCGTCCCACGAGGCCGGTGCCGCGGAACGGGAGAGTTTTTTGCTGGGCATGTTCAACCTCGCCTCCCTGCTGGCCCCCAAGGTAGCGGCGCAGATCGACCTGAGCGGCCGCCGCAGGATGCTCGACTTGGCGGGCGGGCCGGGCACCTATGCCATCCATTTCTGCACACGGAATCCCGACCTGACCGCGGTTGTCTTCGACCTGCCCACCACCCGCCCTTTTGCCGAACAGACGGTGGACCGCTTCGGTCTCTCCGGGCGCATCGCCTTCAGCGCCGGCGATATCACCACGGACGACATCGGCACCGGCTATGACGTGGTATGGGTTTCACACCTGTTGCACAGCGAAGGGCCCGCAGCCTGCGCGGCGATCGTCGCCAAGGCCGCCGCCGCACTGAATGACGGGGGCCTGCTGCTGATCCAGGAATTTATACTGGACGACACCCGGGCAGCCCCGCTCCACCCTGCCCTGTTCTCGCTCAACATGCTGGTGGGGACGCCGGCCGGGAAATCCTATGCCCAGGGAGAGTTGCAGGACATGATGAAAGCTGCCGGCCTCAGGGATACGCGACGCCTGGAGATCGAGCTTCCCAATGGTGCGGGGATCATGGCGGGAACACGTTAG
- a CDS encoding 2-oxoacid:acceptor oxidoreductase family protein, translating to MSRYELRFSGAGGQGLITAGIIMAKAASIYEGKQAVQSQSYGPEARGGASKSEVIISDGPIDYPKVTECDALLAMTQEACNKYSHDLKDGGVLLVDSDLVTTLPKGNFKTVAFPIINTAKNEVGREIVANIVALGAMVALTGQVSRENAEKAVLSSVPEAFLELNKKAFSMGYEKALAAKI from the coding sequence ATGTCCAGATATGAACTCAGGTTTTCCGGCGCAGGCGGACAGGGTCTGATCACCGCCGGGATTATTATGGCAAAAGCCGCCTCCATCTATGAAGGGAAACAGGCCGTCCAGTCCCAGAGTTACGGCCCTGAGGCCCGCGGCGGCGCATCCAAGTCGGAGGTCATCATCTCCGACGGGCCGATCGACTACCCCAAGGTTACCGAGTGCGATGCGCTCCTGGCCATGACCCAGGAAGCCTGTAACAAGTACTCCCATGACCTCAAGGACGGGGGGGTCCTGCTGGTTGACTCCGACCTGGTCACGACGCTGCCCAAAGGCAATTTCAAGACCGTGGCCTTTCCGATCATCAATACCGCCAAGAACGAGGTGGGTCGCGAGATCGTCGCCAATATCGTGGCCCTGGGCGCCATGGTCGCCCTGACCGGCCAGGTAAGCCGGGAAAACGCGGAGAAGGCCGTACTCTCCAGCGTCCCCGAGGCGTTCCTGGAACTGAACAAAAAGGCTTTCAGCATGGGCTATGAAAAGGCGCTGGCCGCCAAGATCTAA